The Pseudomonas fulva 12-X sequence GCCTGATGGACATCATGCTGGCCCTGCCCTCGCTGCTGCTGGCCGTGGCCATCGTCGCCATCCTCGGCCCAGGCCTGATCAACACCGTGATCGCCATCGCCATCGTCTCGCTGCCTTCCTACGTGCGCCTGACCCGCGCCGCGGTGATGGGCGAGCTGAACCGCGACTACGTCACCGCCGCCCGCCTGGCCGGTGCCAGCCTGCCGCGGCTGATGTTCATCACCGTGCTGCCCAACTGCATGGCGCCGCTGATCGTGCAGGCGACCCTGAGCTTCTCCTCGGCGATTCTCGACGCCGCCGCCCTGGGCTTCCTCGGCCTGGGCGTGCAACCGCCTACGCCTGAGTGGGGCACCATGCTGGCCTCGGCACGTGACTACATCGAGCGCGCCTGGTGGGTGGTGACCCTGCCCGGCCTCGCCATCCTGCTCAGCGTGCTGGCGATCAACCTGATGGGCGACGGCCTGCGCGATGCGCTGGACCCGAAACTCAAGAATGCGATCTGAGGAGGCCGCCATGAACCTGTTGTGCAACACGGCCGCCCCCTGCAATTCGATGGAGGCCACCCGATGAGCCTGCTGGAAATCAACAACCTGAGCGTGCGCTTCGGCGACGCCAACGCCGTGCCGGTGGTCGATGGCCTCGACCTGAAAGTCGACAAAGGTGAAGTGCTGGCCATCGTCGGCGAGTCCGGCTCCGGCAAGTCGGTGACCATGATGGCGCTGATGGGCCTGATCGACGCCCCCGGCATCGTGCGGGCCGACCGCCTGACCTTCGACGGCACCGACATGCTGACCCTCAAGGGTCGCCAGCGTCGGCACATCGTCGGCAAGGATCTGTCGATGATCTTCCAGGATCCGATGACCGCCCTGAACCCCAGCTTCACCGTGGGTTTCCAGATCGAGGAAGTGCTGCGTCAGCACCTCGGTCTCAAGGGCAAGGCTGCGCGCCAGCGTGCCCTGCAGCTGCTCGAACGCGTGGAGATTCCGGGTGCCGCCAGCCGCCTCGAGGCCTTCCCGCACCAGCTCTCCGGTGGCATGAGCCAGCGCGTGGCCATCGCCATGGCGATTGCCGCCGAGCCCAAGCTGCTGATCGCCGACGAGCCGACCACCGCCCTGGACGTGACCATCCAGGCGCAGATCATGGAACTGCTGCTCGACCTGCAGCGCGAGCAGAACATGGGCCTGGTGCTGATCACCCACGACCTGGCCGTGGTCGCCGAGACCGCCAACCGGGTCTGCGTGATGTACGCAGGCCAGGCGGTGGAGCTGGGCCAGGTGCCGGCGCTGTTCGACGCGCCGACCCACCCCTACACCGAAGCGCTGATCAAGGCGATTCCCGAGCACAGCCTGGGCGCCACGCGCCTGTCGACCCTGCCCGGCATCGTGCCCGGTCGCTACGACCGGCCCCACGGCTGCCTGCTGTCGCCGCGTTGCCCCTACGTGCAGGCCAAGTGCCGCGAGCAACGCCCGGCTCTGGAACCCCACGAGCGCGGCGCGGTACGCTGCTATTTCCCGCTCAATCTGAATGCTGAGGTGGCGTGATGACGACCGTTCTGACCGCACGCCAACTGACGCGCCACTACTCCGTGTCCCAGGGGCTGTTCAAGCCCGCCGCCACGGTGCAGGCGCTCAATGGTGTGTCCTTCGAATTGCAGGCTGGCAAGACCCTGGCCGTGGTCGGCGAATCCGGCTGCGGCAAATCCACCCTGGCCCGCGCCCTGACCCTGATCGAGGAGCCCACCTCGGGCTCGCTGCAGATCGCCGGCCAGGAAGTCAACGGCGCCAGCGCGCAGACCCGCAAGCAACTGCGCCGCGACGTGCAGATGGTGTTCCAGAACCCCTACGCTTCGCTCAACCCGCGCCAGAAGATCGGTGACCAGCTGGCTGAACCGCTGCTGATCAACACCGGCCTGTCGCGCGCCGAGCGCCGCGAAAAGGTGCAGGCGATGATGAACCAGGTCGGCCTGCGCCCCGAGCACTACCAGCGCTACCCGCACATGTTCTCCGGCGGGCAGCGCCAGCGCATCGCCCTGGCCCGCGCCATGATGCTCAATCCCAAGGTGCTGGTGGCCGACGAGCCGACCTCGGCGCTGGACGTGTCGATCCAGGCCCAGGTGCTCAACCTGTTCATGGACCTGCAGCAGGAATTCCAGACCGGCTACGTGTTCATCTCCCACAACCTCTCGGTGGTGCGCCACGTCGCCGACGACGTGCTGGTGATGTACCTCGGCCGCCCGGCGGAAATCGGCCCCAGCGAAAAGCTCTACGAGCGCCCGCTGCACCCGTACACCAAGGCGCTGCTGTCGGCCACGCCGACAATCCATCCGGACCCGAGCAAACCGAAGATCAAGATCGTCGGCGAACTGCCCAACCCGCTCAACCCGCCACCCGGCTGCCCCTTCCACAAGCGCTGCCCATACGCTACCGAGCGCTGCCAGACCGAGCTGCCGTTGCTGCGCCCGCTCGATGGCCGTGAAGTGGCCTGCCACCACGCCGAGCAGTTTCTCTGATCGCCCGCCGGGCGCAGCTGGACGCTGCGCCCGGAGGGACAATAGCCTGTTCAAGATCGTTCTGCCGGGCTTTATCTATTTTGACGGCGACGTGATTTTTTTCGCGGGCATCGCGCGCGCCCAACCCTGATGCATTCCACCGTCATCCAGGCTTACAGCTTCAGCGGCTTAAGGCCCTCAATACACATCCCGCCGATAACGCCCCTGCTCCACCAGTTCCTCGACAACGGCGTCACCCAGCACCTCACGCAATGCCTGATCCACACCCGCCGCCATGCCCTGCAAGCTGCCGCACACATAAACCGCAGCACCATCGGCAATCCACGCCCGCAGTTCATCGGCCGCCTCGCGCAGGCGATCCTGCACATAAATGCGCTGCGCCTGGTCACGGGAAAAGGCCAGGTCCAGCCGCTGCAACTGACCATCCTGCAACCAGCCCTGCAGCTCGTCCCGGCAATAGAAATCGTGCGCGACATTGCGCTCGCCGAACAGCAGCCAGTTGCGCAAATGCCCGGCAGCGATACGCGCCTTGAGCAGGCTGCGCAAACCGGCCAGCCCCGTGCCGTTACCGATCAGGATCACTGGGCGGTCATCCTCCGGAGCATGGAAGCCACTGTTGCGTCGTACCCGCGCCAGCAACTGCTCGCCAACTGGCAGGTGCGCAGTCAGCCAGCCCGAGCCGGCACCCAGCTCGCCATTGGCCAGCTGCTGCTGACGCACGATCAGCTCCAGCACGCCGTCTTTGGGCAGCGAGGCAATCGAGTATTCGCGGCTCGGCAGCGGCACCAGAGCATCGAGCAGCGCCTGGGCGTGCAGGCCGACCAGATGACTGGCGCTGTACGGTAACTGGCGAGCAGCCAGCGCCTCACCGAGAGTGTGGCCGAGCGGCGCTATGACCATGGTTTCCAGCGCCTGCAAGCCATGCTCATGCAGCCAGCGCTGTACCTGTGCTTCGCCATTGCGCGGGAGGATTTCCAGAATGTCGCCGGCCTGCCACTGCGCACCGGCCGGCGGCTGCAGGCCGACCAGCCAGGTGCCCGCGCCCTGGCTGGTCGGGTTCAGGCAACGACGTTCACGCAGCACCCAGCCGTCGAACGGCACCTGCTGCACGGCCAGGGGCTGCACGCCAGTCAACTCGACCAGCTGGCGCTGCCAGTTCTGCAGCGCTTGCTGATCACCACCATCGACCTCGATACGTTCGCCCAGGCGCTGCGCACCACGACTGGTCAGCCAGTCATCGAGGCGCCGGGCGAAGCCGCAGAACTGCGTGTACTGACGGTCGCCCAAAGCCAGCACCGCGTAGCGCAAGCCGGGTAGATCCAGCGCCGACGTCAGCCATTGGCGCTCGACACCACGGGCGCTGTCCGGCGCTTCACCGTCGCCAAAGGTGCTGAGCACCAGCAGCGCGCGAGGCGTGGCACTGAGCCTGGCCGCGTCGATTCGCGCCAAAGGCTGCACCTCAACCGCCATGCCGGCAGCCTGCAGTTGCCCAGCGGTCTGCCACGCCAGTTGCTCGGCAAAGCCGCTCTGGCTGGCGAAGCCCACCAGCCAGGATTCGCCGCCTTCGCCTCCAGCAAGCGCCTGACGGGCAGCCAGTGCTGCGCGCTTCTTGCGACGCCTGTCCAGGTACAGCAGCAGGCCGGTGATGAAGAACAACGGCATCAGCAGGCTGGCCACCATCATCAACACGCGCCCGACCATGCCGAAATACTCCCCGGTATGCAGGGCGTACACACTGGCCAGCAGCTGCGCCTTGAACGACTTGTCGGCGTAGCGCTCGACCTGCTTCGCCTCGCCGGTCAGCGGGTCGAGCTGCATCTGGTCGAAGGCACGGGTGTGCTCGGCGTCGCGCAGCATGAAGAACACCCGCGCCGACTGCCCGGCCGTACTCGGAAGCTGCAGGCTGTAGACGCCCAGCTTGTCGCCCGCAGTGCGCTGGATGCCCTGCCACAGCTTGGCGTAATCCACCGGCGGCATCTCCTGGCCCTGGGGCGGCGGGCCACGGCGACCATGCTCTTCGCCGGCGGCACGCGGCTTGTCACTGAGCAGGCTTTCCAGCCCGCCGCGGTACCAGTCGTAGGACCAATACAGGCCGGTCAGCGCCGCACACAGGTACAGCGGCAGGCACCAGGTACCGACCACCGAATGCAGATCCCAATTGAAGGCGCGGCCCTTTTTGGCCCAGTCGAACGTCAGCCAGGCGCGCCAGCTCCAGACCCGGCGCGGCCAGCGCAGGTACAGGCCGGACAGGCAGAAGAACACCAGGGCGATGGTGCAGGCGCCGGTGATCTGCCGACCGCTCTGGCCCATGGCCAGAAAACGGTGCAGCTGCAACATCAGGCCGAAGAACTGCAGACCTCGCGGCTCGCCCAGGGACTCGGCGGTGTAAGGGTCGACGAAGCGTATCCCGCCGCGCCGCTCACCAGGCGTCGGCGTCAGGAACACCCGCGTTGGCTGGCCACCCTCGGTATCCACATACAGCCCGGAAACGCTCAGGCCTTGCGCCTGCAGGCGTTCGACCAATTCGCCCGGTGGCAGCACTTCGCCCGCCTGAGCGGTCACCACCATCTGTGGATTGATCGCCAGCAGGATCTCGTCCTGAAAGCTGTACAGCGCGCCGGTCACGCCCATTAGGGCCAGCACCAGCCCGGCGGTAATGCCGAAAAACCAGTGCAGTTGGAACAAGATTTTCTTGAACACCACAATCGACTCTAGATGCCGCGAACGAGGGAACCGGCCAGAGGTTGGCGCCCGTCTCGAGCCTGACCAACAGGCATACGAAACCCCCTCATGCCTGAAACTGGCGAGCGGGGTTTAGCGGAAAAGAGACAGGCGCAGGACGACCGAGCCGGTGGGCCGCGAGTCTATTCGATAACGATTGTCATGCACTAGTTGTTCGCATCTTTACCGATTCAAAAATGCGATAGCAAGGTAAGGAGCCGCGCTCAGCGCAACCGCCACACCTCGAACGGCCGGGCCAGCACGAACAGATCGCGAGCGACGCTTTCCGGGTACTGGTCGAGCGGCGGCGCATCGGGCAGGTACAGCGCGGCGGCGTCGAGGGTCGACAGTGAGAACTCCAGCTCCACGCCAGCAGCCTGGAACAGCCCGATCACCGCCTCGACTTCCGCCGCGCCGCTGCAGTTGACACGGCGCCCGGCGTAGAAGGCGTTGAGCTGTTCGCAGACCTTTTCGGCAGCCAGGCCGGTGGCCTCGGCTTCGAGCAGCGACAGGCCGAGGTCTTCCTCGCAGGCTGCATCCAAGGTGATGGGACTGGCCGTCGGTTTGACGATGGCGGACATGCTCGCCCCCGGCACCGCGGCGCCGATTTCGATAGGGATCGGCCCCTGCACGCTCGGGTAGAAGCGAACGGCCATGGCGCCTTCGAGCATTCCTGGGATCTGTTTCATGACACCACTCTCAACACTGACTCAACGAACGCGGCGCCATCCTGCGCCGCAACGGGACAGCATTGTCGGCGCCTGATGTTTAAGCGATGTGACAGTGGTAGCGCAGCCGGATTGCCCGGCTGCGCGTGCGGGCGTCAGACCACGCCCTGAGCCAGCATGGCGTCGGCCACCTTGACGAAGCCGGCGATATTGGCGCCCTTGACGTAGTTGATGCCGCCATTCTCCTCGCCGTGACGCACGCAAGCGTTGTGGATGGACTGCATGATGCCGTGCAGCTTCTCGTCCACCTCGCCTTCGCTCCAGTGCAGGCGCATGGCGTTCTGCGACATTTCCAGCCCGCTAACCGCCACGCCACCGGCGTTGGAGGCCTTGCCCGGAGCGAACAGGGTGCCGTGCTCGATGAACAGGTCCACCGCGTCCAGCGTGGTCGGCATGTTGGCGCCCTCGGCCACGCACACGCAGCCATTGCCGAGCAGCGCCCTAGAATCGTCGAGGTTCAGCTCGTTCTGGGTCGCGCAGGGCAGTGCGATGTCGCACGCCAGGCCCCAGGGACGTTGGCCGGCCTGGAAGCGCAACGCGCCGCCGTCCAGTTCGCTCAGGCGGCCACGCTTCTGGTTCTTCAGCGCCATCACGTCCTGCCAATGCTGCTCGCTGAAGCCTTCCTCGACATACAGCGTGCCTTCGGAGTCGGAGAAGGAAATCACCTTGCCGCCCAGGTCCATGACCTTGCGCGCGGCGTACTGCGCCACGTTGCCGGAGCCCGAGATGGCCACACGCTGACCGTCGAAGTTGCGACCGCGGGTCTTGAGCATTTCTTCGGCGAAGTACACGCAGCCGTAGCCGGTGGCTTCCGGGCGGATCAGGCTGCCGCCGTAGGTCAGGCCCTTGCCGGTCAGCACCGAGGTGAACTCATTGGCCAGGCGTTTGTACTGGCCGAACAGGTAACCGATCTCACGGCCACCAACGCCGATGTCACCGGCCGGCACATCCAGGTTGGCGCCGATGTGACGGTACAGCTCGGTCATGAACGACTGGCAGAAACGCATCACCTCGGCGTCGCTCTTGCCCTTGGGGTCGAAATCCGCCCCGCCCTTGCCGCCGCCCATGGGCAGCGAGGTCAGGGAGTTCTTCAGGGTCTGCTCGAAGGCCAGGAACTTGAGCACGCTCAGGTTCACCGAGGGGTGAAAGCGCAGGCCGCCCTTGTACGGGCCGATGGCGCTGTTCATCTGAATGCGGAAGCCACGGTTGACCTGCACGCGCCCGGCATCGTCGACCCACGGCACGCGGAACAGCACGGCACGCTCCGGCTCGACCAGACGCTCGACGATGCCCGCCTCCAGATAACGCGGATTGGCCTGCAGGAACGGCCACAGGCTACGCAGCACCTCCTCCACCGCCTGGTGGAATTCGGGCTGGTGAGGATCGCGTTGTTTCAGGCGTTCGAGGAAATGGTCGACGGACATGCTCATGGCAGACTCCCTGGCGTCTTGCTGCGCCGCGCAATGAAAAGTGGCGGGACTCTAGCAAGAACGCCACGCCCTTAAAAAGGGCAAAATGACGCCTTTATGAAACTTTTTGGTGCTTTACTGTAAATAGACCCTCAAAAACAGGGCTTTCAACAGCCCTTATGACGCACCAAACAAGCCTCATCACGCACCATAAAGTCACTTCTCCCGAATGGACTGCCAGCTCACGCCGAAGCGCGCCAGGTACTTGCGCAGGCGATCCGCGTCGTTGGGCTGGGCCTTGGCCTGGCGACTGATGTCGAACAAACGCCTGCCGGCCTCGGACAGACTACCCGCCTGCCGACAGATATCGATCACTGCCTGCAGTTGCAGACGGTCGAACAGATCGATATCACCTGCGGCCTCGCCCAACAGAGTCGAAAGGTCATCCTCCGCCGCCGAAGCGCCCCAGGCGCGCCGCAGCCGCTCGATCTCTTCCTGTACCTGACCCTCGTCGATGCGCCCGCTGTCGGCCAGGGTCGCCATGCGCGTGATCGAGGCCGACAGCTCGCGGAAGTTGCCCTGCCAGGCGGCTTCGCCGGAGCTGGCGAAGGCCAGGTAGCGGCGCCGCGCTTCCAGGTTGAAGCGCACCATTCGCCCTTGTTCGCGCGCATGGCGCTCGAGCTCGAAATCGATGTTCGGCTCGATGTCTTCGCGGCGCCCGGCCAGGCCCGGTAGATCGAAGGTCCACAGATTGACGCGCGCATAGAGGTCTTCACGAAACAGCCCTTCGGCGACCCGTGCGCGCAAGTCGCGATGGGTGCCGGCGATGAGCAGAAAATCGCTGCTCACCTCCTTGTCCGCGCCCATGGGAAAGAAGCGCTTTTCCTCGACGGCCTTGAGCAGCATGGCCTGCTCGTCCAGGCCCAGTTCGCCGATCTCGTCGAGAAACAGCATGCCGCCATCGGCGGCGCGCAGCAGGCCATCGCGGGCATTTTGCGCACCGGTGAAGGCGCCCTTGATATGACCGAACAACGCCGACATGGCGCCGTCGCCGCGCAGGGTCGCGCAATTGACCTCGACGAAGCGGCCATCGACCAGATGACGGCTGCGCTTGAGTTCGTAGACGCGCCGGGCCAGGAACGACTTGCCCGCTCCGGTCGGGCCGATCAGCAGCATCGGTGCCGAGGAGCGTACGGCGACCCGCTCGATCTGCTCGATGGAGCGGTTGAATGCCGCGTTGCGCGTGGCGATGCCCGACTTGAGAAACGCCAGCCCCTCCAATCGCTCATGCTGGAAGCGTGTAGCGATACGGTCGTACCGCGACAGGTCGAGGTCGATCAGCGCATGGGTACCGGTGACCTGCGCCTGCTCATCACGCTTGCGCGCCGGCGAGGTCTGCACCAACCGCGCCGGCAGGTAGCGCGCCTCGGTGAGCAGGAACCAGCAGATCTGCGCCACGTGGGTCCCGGTGGTGATGTGTACCAGGTAGTCCTCACGCTCGGTATCGAAGGCATAGCCGCTGGTGAAGTCATGCAGCGCGCCATACACCTCTTCGAAATCCCAGGGGTTGCGCAGATGCATCGGTTGCAGGCGCACCTCGGTTTCCGGGGAGATCTGCTCGATGTCGGCGCGAATGCGCTCGGCCAGGCTGATGTCGCGCGCATCGACGCCGTGAATCAGCTCCAGGCGATCGATCAGCAAATCCGCCTGCTGACACAGCCCGATGCTCGGCCGCCATTTGTTCCAGCGATTGGCGCCCTTGCCGACCCGATCCAGGGTGGCGCCGATGAAGCCGATGGCGACGGTACGTTTGCGGGCCATGATCAATTCCTCCTGAGCCAGCCATCTATTATCCAAAAAGATAAACAACTATCTGTAAAGATATAAAAAATATAAAGCCCATCTCGATAAAAATCCGAAAGCCATCAAGATATAAAAATAAAATCATTAATAATCATATAGTTAGAAATATTATCCGGATAAGACTGAAAATCTGGCACAGCCACTGCAATAGCTCTGACAACAACGGACAACACAGCGAGAGCCAAGATGGCCAACTTCAATCTGTTCAATACCCGGCAAACCCACCTGCCGGCCAGCGACACACTGAACAACCAGCAAGCGCCGGCCTATAGCTACAAGCCCAAGCACAAGCTGGCCCAGCTGGCCGTTACCGGTTGCCTGAACAACACCTACTACGCCGATGCTGAAACCCAGCTGGCCGAAGTGCTGAAGCTGGTCGCCGAACTGGACGCTCGCTACGTGGCCAAGGCTGCGGTATATGCCCGCAAGAAAGGCCACATGAAGGACATGCCGGCCCTGCTGCTTGCAGCCCTGGCGGCACAGCGCTCGAGCCTGGTGCCGGTGCTGTTCGCCGAGGTGGTGGATAACGGCAAGATGCTGCGCACCTTCGTGCAGATCCTGCGCAGCGGCGTGACCGGTCGCAAGTCGCTCGGCTCGCAGCCCAAGCGCCTGGTACAGACCTGGCTGAACAGCGCCAGCGAACGCCAGCTGCTGCAGGCCGCGGTCGGCAACCAGCCGTCACTGGCGGACGTGGTAAAGATGGTTCACCCCAAGCCGGCCGATGCGTGGCGCGAAGCGTTCTTCGCCTGGCTGATCGGTAAGCCGACGGATGCCGCCGTCCTGCCACCGCTGACCCGTGCTCTGCTGGCGTTTCGCAGCGGCGCCAGCAGCGAACTGCCGGACGTACCCTTCCAGTTGCTCGGCAACGAGACGCTGAGCGCGGCGCAATGGGCAGAGCTAGCCGGCCGCATGGGCTGGCAGGCACTGCGCATGAACCTGAACACGCTGCTGCGCCACGGCGCATTCGAGATCAGGGGCTGCGCGGAGATGGTCGCAGCGCGATTGGCCGACGCAGAGGCGGTAGCCAAGGCGCGGGTTTACCCGTACCAGTTGCTGTCGGCTTATCGCATGACCGGAGATGGCGTGCCGCTGGT is a genomic window containing:
- a CDS encoding ABC transporter permease subunit, with the translated sequence MTSTTTPAMDQTLVYPSPLKEFWRAFSHNKGAVAGLGFMLLIVFCALFAPWIAPYSPSEQFRDALLTPPVWLEGGQWQFILGTDEVGRDLLSRLIHGARLSLLIGLASVVISLIPGLLLGLVAGFFPRLMGPSIMRLMDIMLALPSLLLAVAIVAILGPGLINTVIAIAIVSLPSYVRLTRAAVMGELNRDYVTAARLAGASLPRLMFITVLPNCMAPLIVQATLSFSSAILDAAALGFLGLGVQPPTPEWGTMLASARDYIERAWWVVTLPGLAILLSVLAINLMGDGLRDALDPKLKNAI
- the gdhA gene encoding NADP-specific glutamate dehydrogenase, with protein sequence MSMSVDHFLERLKQRDPHQPEFHQAVEEVLRSLWPFLQANPRYLEAGIVERLVEPERAVLFRVPWVDDAGRVQVNRGFRIQMNSAIGPYKGGLRFHPSVNLSVLKFLAFEQTLKNSLTSLPMGGGKGGADFDPKGKSDAEVMRFCQSFMTELYRHIGANLDVPAGDIGVGGREIGYLFGQYKRLANEFTSVLTGKGLTYGGSLIRPEATGYGCVYFAEEMLKTRGRNFDGQRVAISGSGNVAQYAARKVMDLGGKVISFSDSEGTLYVEEGFSEQHWQDVMALKNQKRGRLSELDGGALRFQAGQRPWGLACDIALPCATQNELNLDDSRALLGNGCVCVAEGANMPTTLDAVDLFIEHGTLFAPGKASNAGGVAVSGLEMSQNAMRLHWSEGEVDEKLHGIMQSIHNACVRHGEENGGINYVKGANIAGFVKVADAMLAQGVV
- a CDS encoding vWA domain-containing protein codes for the protein MANFNLFNTRQTHLPASDTLNNQQAPAYSYKPKHKLAQLAVTGCLNNTYYADAETQLAEVLKLVAELDARYVAKAAVYARKKGHMKDMPALLLAALAAQRSSLVPVLFAEVVDNGKMLRTFVQILRSGVTGRKSLGSQPKRLVQTWLNSASERQLLQAAVGNQPSLADVVKMVHPKPADAWREAFFAWLIGKPTDAAVLPPLTRALLAFRSGASSELPDVPFQLLGNETLSAAQWAELAGRMGWQALRMNLNTLLRHGAFEIRGCAEMVAARLADAEAVAKARVYPYQLLSAYRMTGDGVPLVVREALQDALELSLANVPALSGNVVVCPDVSGSMASPVTGYRQGATTAVRCIDVAALVAAAILRKQPQAQVLPFENKVVRVTLNPRDSVMSNAQKLAAIGGGGTSCSAPLKQLADAKAKVDTLILVSDNESWIDARRHGATETMRQWERIKHINPQARLICIDLQPHGTTQAPDRADTLNVGGFSDAVFDVVAQFASGTFGAGHWVDAIEKMEI
- a CDS encoding PepSY domain-containing protein, producing MFKKILFQLHWFFGITAGLVLALMGVTGALYSFQDEILLAINPQMVVTAQAGEVLPPGELVERLQAQGLSVSGLYVDTEGGQPTRVFLTPTPGERRGGIRFVDPYTAESLGEPRGLQFFGLMLQLHRFLAMGQSGRQITGACTIALVFFCLSGLYLRWPRRVWSWRAWLTFDWAKKGRAFNWDLHSVVGTWCLPLYLCAALTGLYWSYDWYRGGLESLLSDKPRAAGEEHGRRGPPPQGQEMPPVDYAKLWQGIQRTAGDKLGVYSLQLPSTAGQSARVFFMLRDAEHTRAFDQMQLDPLTGEAKQVERYADKSFKAQLLASVYALHTGEYFGMVGRVLMMVASLLMPLFFITGLLLYLDRRRKKRAALAARQALAGGEGGESWLVGFASQSGFAEQLAWQTAGQLQAAGMAVEVQPLARIDAARLSATPRALLVLSTFGDGEAPDSARGVERQWLTSALDLPGLRYAVLALGDRQYTQFCGFARRLDDWLTSRGAQRLGERIEVDGGDQQALQNWQRQLVELTGVQPLAVQQVPFDGWVLRERRCLNPTSQGAGTWLVGLQPPAGAQWQAGDILEILPRNGEAQVQRWLHEHGLQALETMVIAPLGHTLGEALAARQLPYSASHLVGLHAQALLDALVPLPSREYSIASLPKDGVLELIVRQQQLANGELGAGSGWLTAHLPVGEQLLARVRRNSGFHAPEDDRPVILIGNGTGLAGLRSLLKARIAAGHLRNWLLFGERNVAHDFYCRDELQGWLQDGQLQRLDLAFSRDQAQRIYVQDRLREAADELRAWIADGAAVYVCGSLQGMAAGVDQALREVLGDAVVEELVEQGRYRRDVY
- a CDS encoding ABC transporter ATP-binding protein; protein product: MSLLEINNLSVRFGDANAVPVVDGLDLKVDKGEVLAIVGESGSGKSVTMMALMGLIDAPGIVRADRLTFDGTDMLTLKGRQRRHIVGKDLSMIFQDPMTALNPSFTVGFQIEEVLRQHLGLKGKAARQRALQLLERVEIPGAASRLEAFPHQLSGGMSQRVAIAMAIAAEPKLLIADEPTTALDVTIQAQIMELLLDLQREQNMGLVLITHDLAVVAETANRVCVMYAGQAVELGQVPALFDAPTHPYTEALIKAIPEHSLGATRLSTLPGIVPGRYDRPHGCLLSPRCPYVQAKCREQRPALEPHERGAVRCYFPLNLNAEVA
- the rtcR gene encoding RNA repair transcriptional activator RtcR, yielding MARKRTVAIGFIGATLDRVGKGANRWNKWRPSIGLCQQADLLIDRLELIHGVDARDISLAERIRADIEQISPETEVRLQPMHLRNPWDFEEVYGALHDFTSGYAFDTEREDYLVHITTGTHVAQICWFLLTEARYLPARLVQTSPARKRDEQAQVTGTHALIDLDLSRYDRIATRFQHERLEGLAFLKSGIATRNAAFNRSIEQIERVAVRSSAPMLLIGPTGAGKSFLARRVYELKRSRHLVDGRFVEVNCATLRGDGAMSALFGHIKGAFTGAQNARDGLLRAADGGMLFLDEIGELGLDEQAMLLKAVEEKRFFPMGADKEVSSDFLLIAGTHRDLRARVAEGLFREDLYARVNLWTFDLPGLAGRREDIEPNIDFELERHAREQGRMVRFNLEARRRYLAFASSGEAAWQGNFRELSASITRMATLADSGRIDEGQVQEEIERLRRAWGASAAEDDLSTLLGEAAGDIDLFDRLQLQAVIDICRQAGSLSEAGRRLFDISRQAKAQPNDADRLRKYLARFGVSWQSIREK
- a CDS encoding peptide ABC transporter ATP-binding protein, producing MTTVLTARQLTRHYSVSQGLFKPAATVQALNGVSFELQAGKTLAVVGESGCGKSTLARALTLIEEPTSGSLQIAGQEVNGASAQTRKQLRRDVQMVFQNPYASLNPRQKIGDQLAEPLLINTGLSRAERREKVQAMMNQVGLRPEHYQRYPHMFSGGQRQRIALARAMMLNPKVLVADEPTSALDVSIQAQVLNLFMDLQQEFQTGYVFISHNLSVVRHVADDVLVMYLGRPAEIGPSEKLYERPLHPYTKALLSATPTIHPDPSKPKIKIVGELPNPLNPPPGCPFHKRCPYATERCQTELPLLRPLDGREVACHHAEQFL